The Candidatus Hydrogenedentota bacterium genome window below encodes:
- a CDS encoding sigma-70 family RNA polymerase sigma factor, protein MTTAEPEKKGQSPVEGTQEDLLLVERARQRDQQAFESLVRRYRNEVYAMCHHFVRNREEAWDLSQEVFVKAYRALDRFRGDSGFKSWLMRIAANHAKDHLKRRRLDTVAFDDSHRVDSPASSMAGPDRGMELKELGRVIDQAVQSLPKKHQTAFMLREYEGLSYQEMAGVMGCSVGTVMSRLFHARHKLQDILKRLGVTEDA, encoded by the coding sequence ATGACAACGGCAGAACCTGAAAAAAAGGGCCAATCACCGGTGGAGGGCACCCAGGAGGACCTCCTGCTGGTCGAGCGGGCCCGGCAGAGGGACCAGCAGGCATTTGAATCGCTGGTGCGCCGGTACCGGAACGAAGTCTACGCCATGTGCCACCACTTCGTCCGTAACCGCGAGGAGGCATGGGACCTGTCCCAGGAGGTCTTTGTGAAGGCCTACCGCGCCCTGGACCGTTTCCGGGGTGATTCGGGTTTCAAGTCGTGGCTGATGCGGATTGCCGCAAACCATGCCAAGGACCATCTGAAACGCCGCAGGCTGGACACAGTCGCCTTTGATGACAGCCACCGGGTTGACAGCCCCGCGTCTTCCATGGCGGGGCCGGACCGGGGTATGGAACTGAAGGAACTGGGCCGGGTCATTGACCAGGCGGTGCAGTCCCTCCCGAAAAAGCACCAGACCGCCTTCATGCTGCGCGAGTACGAGGGCCTCTCCTACCAGGAGATGGCCGGGGTCATGGGATGCAGTGTGGGCACTGTGATGAGCCGGTTATTCCACGCCAGGCACAAGCTGCAGGACATCCTGAAGCGCCTGGGTGTGACGGAGGATGCATGA
- a CDS encoding polyprenyl synthetase family protein: protein MDTKTQLKEIYRPIMEPLETVRATVNRLWRDALHLVCMPQVDMPGAGGKLLRPALSLLSAGVLGERNLDRFARMAAAYEVLHMASLAHDDVVDHSFLRRGSNSLNALWDNHAAVLGGDYLVARAVEMLCEYGVCDVVAGAVRTVREMAECELAFFGKERDTVREEDCARLAAGKTASLFSAACEAPALVLGSPESEPLREYGRDFGVAFQMVDDILDLTRDPDELGKPACGDITEGKATIPLLYLRESLPEEEQKRLDALAGAPLGAEDITWVRERLENTGSLERAHAVTQGYVERGKLRIMRFPESECRRSMIALLDFVYQRNS from the coding sequence GTGGACACGAAAACCCAGCTAAAAGAAATCTACCGTCCCATCATGGAGCCCCTGGAAACAGTGCGCGCCACGGTGAACCGGCTTTGGCGGGACGCCCTTCATCTGGTCTGCATGCCCCAGGTGGACATGCCCGGCGCAGGCGGAAAGCTGTTGCGCCCGGCGCTCAGCCTCCTCTCGGCGGGAGTGCTGGGCGAGCGGAATCTGGACCGGTTTGCCCGCATGGCCGCCGCCTATGAGGTCCTGCACATGGCCTCCCTGGCCCATGACGACGTCGTGGACCACTCCTTTCTCCGGCGGGGAAGCAATTCCCTCAACGCGCTCTGGGACAATCATGCCGCCGTCCTCGGCGGCGATTACCTGGTGGCCCGCGCCGTGGAAATGCTCTGCGAATACGGCGTGTGCGATGTGGTCGCGGGCGCGGTCCGCACGGTTCGGGAAATGGCCGAATGCGAGCTGGCTTTTTTCGGCAAGGAGCGGGACACGGTCAGGGAGGAGGATTGCGCACGCCTTGCCGCAGGAAAAACGGCCAGCCTCTTCTCCGCCGCCTGTGAGGCGCCCGCCCTGGTGCTTGGCTCTCCGGAAAGCGAACCGTTGCGGGAGTATGGCCGGGATTTCGGTGTCGCGTTCCAGATGGTGGACGACATCCTGGACCTGACCCGGGACCCCGATGAACTGGGCAAACCGGCCTGTGGCGACATCACCGAGGGCAAGGCGACCATCCCCCTGCTCTATCTTCGGGAATCCCTGCCGGAGGAGGAACAGAAGCGCCTTGACGCGCTTGCCGGCGCCCCTCTGGGCGCGGAGGACATCACCTGGGTGCGGGAACGGCTGGAGAACACCGGCTCACTGGAGCGCGCCCATGCTGTTACACAGGGGTATGTTGAACGGGGAAAATTGCGCATAATGCGTTTTCCGGAGTCAGAATGTCGGCGTTCCATGATCGCGTTGCTTGATTTTGTGTATCAGCGGAACAGTTGA